The DNA window ACCGGCCTGCGAATGAACAGGGCGGTGAAGCCGGTATCGCTGGCGGCGTTGGCGGGCGCGGTCATGAGCCTTCGGCGGTGTTGGCGGCGCGCTGCTCCTGGCCGGCGATGCGGACCTCACCGCCTTCGCTGACGCTCTGGGTGCCTTCGGTGACCACCATGTCGCCGCTGTCGATCTCCGCGTCGATCAGCACGGTCTCGGTGTTGCGCTGGATGATGCGCACCGGCACGCGTCTGGCCTTGCCGTCCTCGATCTGCCAGACATAGGCGCCGTCCGACCCCCACAGGATCGCCAGCGGGCTGACGGCCGGATAGGTCTCGCCGGGGAATTTCATGGTGATGGAGAACGACATGCCGGCGCGCAGCGAATCAGCCGGATTGGCGATCTTGGCCTTGACCAGCAGCGTGCGGCTCTTCTCGTCGATGTGGTTGTCGATGGCTGAAACCGTGCCGGTATAGGCGTTGCTGGGATTGGCGATCGGCGTCGCGGTCAATTGAGCGCCGACCTTGACGGCGGCGGCGAAGCGCTCGGGCACCTGGAAATCCACCAGGATCGAGGAGCGGTCGTCGAGGGTGGCGATCGCCGACTGGTTGGTCACATAGTTGCCTGCCGATATCGGCAGGATGCCGACAGTGCCGGCGATCGGTGCCAGAATGGAGCGGCGCTGCAGCGCAAGCTCGGCGTCCTGGAGCGCCAGCTTGGCATTCGACAGGGTCACCTCGGCGTCGGCCACCGCCACCGGGGTGGCGGCATTCGAGGCGCGCAGCGACTTGACGCGATCGAGCTTGGATTGCGCGTCCTGCAAAGCGAGTTTCGCCCGGTTCTGGGCGATGATCTCAGTTTCGGAATCGAGCGTCGCGATGATCTGTCCCTTGTCGACATGGCTGCCGGACTCGACCAGCAGTTCGGCAAGGCGGCCGGAACTGTAGGGATTGACGGTCACCGATGCGTTGGCGCGGCCAGTGCCGATCGCCTGCAGGCGATCGTTGATAACAGCCGAGGCGGCCGGCGATGCAACGATGGTGGCAATCTGGGCGCGGTTGCCCCCCGTCTGCCGGGAGCCACCCGCCACCGTTTCTTTCGTTGGAGGTGTCGCGCCATAGGCCCAGTCGATACCCCAGCGTGCCAGCACCTGCGGGGCGCCGGGGTAGAAGCGCGCCCATGCGGCCGCTGCGGCGACCACGATCACAAACGCAAGGACAATCTGTTTCCAGCTCGGCATCGATACTCCAGCGGCAAGAATCGTCTGCCGGTTCCAGATTGAAGAGGATGCAGCGACGATACGGGCTGGCAGCGAACACCGGCCACGCCACACCCGATATCACCGGTTTATGGCAATTATCACGCAATCGTGCACATTAAATCTCGGTAACGTGAAATCCGCGACGCCCGGTTGGAGCGGATGCGATTGGCCTAACGCAGCCCTTCCATCTCGCGGATGCGACGGGCGCCGTCGGCCTCGAGTTGTCTTGTGACGGCGCCGATCAATGTTTCGGCGACGACGAAAAGTGCCGCCGAAGAATCCCATGCCGAGGGCACGGCGGTTCGTCCGGCGATGACATGGCGGGCAAACCGGGCGATCGGCGACAGCCACTGATCGGTGAACAGCACGATCTGGACGCCGCGCTGGTGCGCCTTCTCGGCGAAGCGGACGAGACTGTCCTGGTAGCGCCTGATATCGAAGATCACCAGCACATCCCGCTTGCCCATGTCGATCAGCCGATCGCGCCACATGCTCTCCTGGCCGGCGAGGTGAAAGACATCGGGCTGGATAACGGCAAGATGGGCGGCCATGTAGCGCGCCAGCGGGTCGGTGAAGCGGCCGCCAATCAGAAATGTCTTGCCACGCCGGTCGGCAAGCCGTGCGGCTATGTCGGCAAGCTGCT is part of the Mesorhizobium loti genome and encodes:
- a CDS encoding efflux RND transporter periplasmic adaptor subunit, with product MPSWKQIVLAFVIVVAAAAAWARFYPGAPQVLARWGIDWAYGATPPTKETVAGGSRQTGGNRAQIATIVASPAASAVINDRLQAIGTGRANASVTVNPYSSGRLAELLVESGSHVDKGQIIATLDSETEIIAQNRAKLALQDAQSKLDRVKSLRASNAATPVAVADAEVTLSNAKLALQDAELALQRRSILAPIAGTVGILPISAGNYVTNQSAIATLDDRSSILVDFQVPERFAAAVKVGAQLTATPIANPSNAYTGTVSAIDNHIDEKSRTLLVKAKIANPADSLRAGMSFSITMKFPGETYPAVSPLAILWGSDGAYVWQIEDGKARRVPVRIIQRNTETVLIDAEIDSGDMVVTEGTQSVSEGGEVRIAGQEQRAANTAEGS
- a CDS encoding MurR/RpiR family transcriptional regulator encodes the protein MISSIAELIADRIGAMPAGERRAAQTLIASYPMIGLKTVAEFSAAAGVSSPTILRFVARLGFQNYPEFQSTLQDELAAQLQSPAIRTLNPPSPGGGTVSPMLEATLDNMRETFRHLSDKQLADIAARLADRRGKTFLIGGRFTDPLARYMAAHLAVIQPDVFHLAGQESMWRDRLIDMGKRDVLVIFDIRRYQDSLVRFAEKAHQRGVQIVLFTDQWLSPIARFARHVIAGRTAVPSAWDSSAALFVVAETLIGAVTRQLEADGARRIREMEGLR